From a region of the Arachis ipaensis cultivar K30076 chromosome B09, Araip1.1, whole genome shotgun sequence genome:
- the LOC107618484 gene encoding LOW QUALITY PROTEIN: RNA-binding protein 42-like (The sequence of the model RefSeq protein was modified relative to this genomic sequence to represent the inferred CDS: inserted 1 base in 1 codon) translates to MAASSSSASQSHFTYSNAPTYFPVPFHLQQSAATPAHYAAAVYDAAPAVQIPSPPVXQQLFERDAQIITPEALESVKAAIASSEAENKVEAKKKAVPRKAAGQTWEDPILAEWPEDDYRLFCGDLGNEVNDDVLTKAFSRFPSFNMARVVRDKRTGKTKGYGFVSFASPSDLAAALKEMNGKYVGNRPIKLSKSKWKERTDFEALEKQKSQTHKKPKLPRKGVLHK, encoded by the exons ATGGCTGCATCGTCTTCCTCAGCATCGCAATCGCATTTCACATATTCCAACGCCCCTACCTACTTCCCCGTTCCTTTCCACCTCCAGCAATCCGCCGCCACACCGGCGCATTACGCCGCTGCGGTTTATGATGCGGCTCCAGCCGTACAAATCCCTTCGCCTCCGG ATCAGCAGTTGTTTGAGAGGGATGCGCAGATAATAACGCCGGAGGCGCTGGAGAGCGTGAAGGCGGCGATTGCGAGCAGCGAGGCGGAGAACAAGGTGGAGGCGAAGAAGAAAGCAGTTCCTCGAAAAGCTGCTGGTCAAACATGGGAGGATCCTATTCTTGCTGAGTGGCCCGAag ATGATTATCGGCTCTTTTGTGGTGACCTTGGTAATGAAGTGAATGACGATGTTCTTACCAAAGCATTTTCACGTTTCCCTTCCTTTAACATGGCACGG GTTGTCAGAGATAAACGGACTGGGAAAACAAAGGGCTATGGTTTTGTAAGCTTTGCCAGTCCTTCTGACCTTGCTGCTGCTCTTAAAGAAATGAATG GTAAATATGTTGGAAATCGGCCGATAAAATTAAGCAAGAGTAAGTGGAAGGAGAGAACAGATTTCGAGGCCCTGGAAAAACAGAAG AGCCAAACTCACAAGAAACCGAAGCTTCCCAGGAAGGGTGTTCTTCACAAGTGA